A window of Spirochaetota bacterium contains these coding sequences:
- the lnt gene encoding apolipoprotein N-acyltransferase yields MNALRNSKIGAAIVKRYYLLTCALMWLSFPTYDVWFLKAFPAFAWFAFVPLIVYVRDREPREVFRASLVTGIFGITLLYNWIGQFGSKVPGGYIVILSVLMPVLALIFTSKIWLAEMLARRFPALRWAILPALWVVVDGIQSVGHLAFPWTYWGHSQYTFTSFIQISAVTGIFGITFLVIAANTAIADLVTVLGKHGWRFREQVRSAEYVCVAVIAAIVLLSCAWGALRVHVPGDGDRDKIRVAMVQTCIDPWEEWHLNRFDYLRELKRWSMRAIEEKPDLLVWSESATLELISYNFAMNRLNPFEKEVLSLAKKSGTPLVTGEIGVLDDVVNRTMHFQNNAALIGAEGTVLQTYSKIHLVPFGEWFPYEALFPWIKQISNDFGGSNFVPGYAPVVFGAVGKKFAPLICYEGIFFRLCREYRRRGADFFVNIINLGWTDTYRGHMQGFACATFRSVENGIWFVSAGNSGLTAVVDPFGRITASIPLMEPGFLVADMDFSMNRDTMYSRVGDIVLYLSLLLIVLLLALVCVQRLRARGSA; encoded by the coding sequence ATGAACGCGCTGCGCAATTCGAAAATAGGAGCCGCTATCGTGAAACGCTATTATCTGCTGACCTGCGCGCTCATGTGGCTTTCCTTTCCCACGTACGACGTCTGGTTCCTGAAAGCATTCCCGGCCTTCGCGTGGTTCGCGTTCGTACCGCTCATTGTATACGTGAGGGACCGGGAACCGCGGGAGGTATTTCGCGCATCGCTCGTCACGGGAATTTTCGGGATCACGCTTCTTTACAATTGGATCGGGCAGTTCGGCAGTAAGGTGCCGGGCGGGTACATCGTCATCCTTTCGGTGCTTATGCCGGTGCTGGCGCTCATTTTCACATCGAAGATATGGCTGGCCGAAATGCTCGCGCGGCGCTTTCCCGCGCTCAGGTGGGCCATCCTCCCCGCGCTGTGGGTTGTCGTCGACGGCATCCAGTCCGTCGGCCACCTCGCGTTTCCCTGGACCTACTGGGGGCATTCCCAGTATACTTTTACATCCTTCATCCAAATTTCAGCAGTGACCGGGATATTCGGGATAACCTTCCTGGTTATCGCCGCGAATACGGCAATCGCCGACCTGGTGACGGTCCTGGGAAAACACGGATGGCGGTTCCGCGAACAGGTCAGGAGCGCCGAATATGTCTGCGTCGCCGTCATAGCCGCAATCGTCCTCCTGTCCTGCGCATGGGGGGCATTGCGGGTGCATGTGCCCGGCGACGGGGACCGCGACAAAATCCGCGTAGCCATGGTACAAACCTGCATAGATCCATGGGAGGAATGGCACCTGAACCGGTTCGATTACCTCCGCGAATTGAAGCGCTGGAGCATGCGCGCGATCGAAGAGAAGCCGGACCTGCTCGTCTGGTCCGAATCCGCGACGCTTGAGCTCATCTCCTACAACTTCGCGATGAACCGGTTGAACCCGTTCGAAAAGGAAGTGCTCTCCCTTGCGAAGAAATCGGGCACGCCGCTCGTGACCGGGGAGATCGGCGTCCTTGACGACGTGGTAAACCGCACCATGCACTTCCAGAACAATGCGGCGCTCATCGGCGCGGAAGGGACCGTCCTCCAGACCTATTCAAAGATTCACCTTGTCCCGTTCGGCGAGTGGTTTCCCTACGAGGCCCTCTTTCCCTGGATAAAACAGATTTCAAATGACTTCGGCGGTTCCAATTTCGTGCCGGGCTACGCGCCTGTGGTGTTTGGCGCCGTTGGAAAGAAATTCGCGCCGCTCATCTGTTACGAGGGGATATTTTTCCGGCTGTGCAGGGAATACCGCAGGCGGGGGGCGGATTTCTTTGTGAATATAATCAACCTGGGCTGGACGGACACCTACCGCGGACACATGCAGGGATTCGCCTGCGCGACATTCAGATCGGTCGAGAACGGTATCTGGTTCGTGAGCGCGGGCAACTCCGGGCTTACCGCCGTCGTGGACCCCTTCGGGCGTATCACCGCCTCCATACCCCTCATGGAACCCGGATTCCTGGTCGCCGATATGGATTTTTCCATGAACCGCGATACAATGTACTCCCGGGTGGGAGACATCGTGCTTTACTTGTCCCTGTTATTGATAGTGCTGCTTCTTGCCCTGGTGTGCGTTCAAAGATTACGTGCGCGGGGCTCCGCGTGA